Proteins encoded by one window of Vidua chalybeata isolate OUT-0048 chromosome 8, bVidCha1 merged haplotype, whole genome shotgun sequence:
- the CCAR1 gene encoding cell division cycle and apoptosis regulator protein 1 isoform X3, with amino-acid sequence MAQFGGQKNPPWATQFTATAVSQPAALGVQQPSLLGASPTIYTQQTALAAAGLTTQTPTNYQLTQSAALQQQAAAAAAALQQVKHTQRPALPELRKAKGSRRKGEWKMQYSQPQQTLYSVQQQLQQPQQTLLTQPAVALPTSLSLSTPQPAAQITVSYPAPRSSQQQTQPQKQRVFTGMVTKLHDTFGFVDEDVFFQLSAVKGKTPQVGDRVLVEATYNPNMPFKWNAQRIQTLPNQNQSQAQPLLKTPPAVLQPIAQQTFGVQAQPQPQSLLQAQISAASITPLLQTQPQPLLQQPQQKGGLLQPPVRLVSQPQPARRLDPPSRFSGRNDRGGDPMPNRKDDRSRERERERRRSRERSPQRKRSRERSPRRERERSPRRPRRVVPRYTVQFSKFSLDCRSCDMMELRRRYQNLYIPSDFFDAQFTWVDAFPMSRPFQLGNYCNFYVMHREVDPIDKNAAVLDPPDADHLYSAKVMLMASPSMEDLYHKSCALAEDPQELRDGFQHPARLVKFLVGMKGKDEAMAIGGHWSPSLDGPDPEKDPSVLIKTAIRCCKALTGIDLSVCTQWYRFAEIRYHRPEETHKGRTVPAHVETVVLFFPDVWHCLPTRSEWETLSRGYKQQLVEKLQGERKEADGEQDEEEKDDGEAKEISTPTHWSKLDPKTMKVNDLRKELESRTLSSKGLKSQLIARLTKQLKVEEQKEEQKELEKSEKEEEEEEDRKSEDDKEEEERKRQEELERQRRERRYILPDEPAIIVHPNWAAKSGKFDCSIMSLSVLLDYRLEDNKEHSFEVSLFAELFNEMLQRDFGVRIYKALISLPEREDKKDKKSKKDERKEKKEEKDDETDDPKPKRRKSGDDKDKKEERDEKKREDKRKDDSKDEEETEDDNNQEEYDPMEAEEAEDEDEDRDEEEMNKREDRREGNKHCKERASKDKEKDKTQMVTVNRDLLMAFVYFDQSHCGYLLEKDMEEILYTLGLHLSRAQVKKLLNKVVLRESCFYRRLTDTSKDEENQEESEELQEDMLGNRLLLPSPAVKQECKAVEENVGLIVYNGAMVDVGSLLQKLEKSERVRAEIEQKLQLLEEKTDEDEKTILQLENSNKSLSAELKEVKNDLGQLQEKLKTSDDKKLQFEGQLNKTIKNLATVMDEIQSVLKQDIVKNEDKDQKSKENGANV; translated from the exons ATGGCTCAGTTTGGAGGACAGAAAAATCCCCCTTGGGCTACTCAGTTTACAGCCACTGCGGTGTCTCAGCCAG ctgccctgggcgTGCAGCAGCCCTCGCTGCTGGGAGCCTCCCCGACCATCTACACGCAGCAGACGGCGCTGGCAGCCGCGGGCCTGACCACCCAGACCCCCACCAACTACCAGCTGACGCAGAGCGCCGCGCTCCAGCAGCAGGCGGCAGCCGCGGCCGCGGCCCTGCAGCAGGTAAAGCACACACAGCGGCCGGCGCTCCCCGAACTCCGTAAAGCTAAAGGATccaggaggaaaggagaatgGAAAATG CAATATTCACAACCTCAGCAGACTCTCTATAGTGTACAACAACAG ttgCAGCAACCTCAGCAGACCCTTTTAACTCAG CCAGCAGTGGCGCTCCCGACCAGCCTCAGCCTGTCCACGCCCCAGCCGGCAGCACAGATCACTGTCTCCTACCCGGCCCCCCgctccagccagcagcaaacccagccTCAGAAGCAGCGTGTCTTCACTGGCATGGTCACTAAGCTACATGATACGTTTGGCTTTGTGGATGAAGATGTCTTTTTTCAGCTTAG TGCTGTTAAAGGCAAGACACCTCAGGTGGGTGACAGAGTTCTGGTAGAAGCTACTTACAATCCCAACATGCCGTTCAAATGGAACGCCCAAAGGATCCAGACGCTGCCCAACCAG AACCAGAGCCAGGCGCAGCCGCTGCTGAAGACGCCGCCGGCCGTCCTGCAGCCCATCGCGCAGCAGACCTTCGGCGTCCAGGCGCAGCCGCAGCCgcagtccctgctgcaggcGCAGATCTCAGCAGCGTCCATCACACCTCTGCTCCAGACGCAGCCGCAGCCGCTGCTGCAGCAGCCGCAGCAGAAAG GTGGTTTGTTGCAGCCCCCAGTCCGTCTGGTTTCACAGCCACAACCAGCTCGAAGACTGGACCCACCATCCAGATTTTCTGGGAGGAATGACCGAGGTGGAGACCCTATGCCAAACCGAAAAGATGACAGGAG TCGTGAAAGGGAGCGAGAGCGACGCAGGTCCCGGGAGAGATCTCCCCAGAGGAAACGCTCCCGAGAGAGATCGCCCCGACGGGAGCGGGAGAGGTCCCCGCGGAGGCCCCGGCGCGTCGTTCCTCGTTACACCGTGCAGTTTTCCAAGTTTTCATTGGACTG CCGTAGCTGTGATATGATGGAGCTGAGGAGGCGTTACCAGAACTTGTATATCCCGAGCGATTTCTTTGATGCTCAGTTTACGTGGGTGGATGCTTTCCCTATGTCTAGACCATTTCAGCTGGGAAACTACTGTAATTTCTATGTAATGCATAGAGAAGTAGATCCTATAGATAAGAACGCTGCTGTCCTTGATCCACCTGATGCTGATCATCTCTACAGTGCTAAG GTGATGTTGATGGCTAGTCCTAGCATGGAAGATCTCTACCACAAGTCATGTGCTCTGGCTGAGGATCCCCAAGAACTTCGTGATGGATTTCAGCATCCTGCTAGACTTGTAAAG TTTTTAGTGGGTATGAAAGGCAAAGATGAAGCTATGGCTATTGGAGGACACTGGTCCCCCTCACTGGATGGACCTGATCCAGAAAAGGACCCTTCGGTGCTGATAAAGACGGCAATTCGTTGTTGCAAGGCTCTTACAGGGATTGACTTAAGTGTGTGCACGCAATG GTACCGTTTTGCAGAGATTCGCTACCATCGCCCTGAGGAGACCCACAAGGGGCGTACAGTTCCAGCTCATGTGGAGacagtggttttatttttcccgGATGTTTGGCATTGCCTTCCCACCCGCTCAGAGTGGGAAACCCTCTCCCGAGGATACAAGCAGCAGCTGGTCGAGAAGCTTCAGGGTGAACGCAAGGAGGCTGATGGAGAACAG gatgaagaggaaaaggatgATGGGGAAGCTAAAGAGATCTCTACGCCTACGCACTGGTCTAAACTGGATCCAAAAACAATGAAG GTAAATGACCTTCGCAAAGAATTAGAAAGTCGAACCCTTAGCTCTAAGGGACTGAAATCTCAGCTGATAGCTCGACTGACAAAGCAGCTGAAAGTAGAGGaacaaaaagaagagcaaaaggaGCTAGAGAAGtctgagaaagaagaggaagaggaggaggatagGAAATCTGAAGATGATAAAGAG gaagaggaaagaaaacgccaggaggagctggaacgtcagcggcgggagcggcgctaCATCCTGCCGGATGAGCCGGCCATCATCGTGCACCCCAACTGGGCAGCCAAGAGCGGCAAGTTTGACTGCAGCATCATGTCTCTGAGTGTTCTTCTGGACTACAGACTGGAGGATAATAAAGAGCATTCCTTTGAG GTATCATTGTTTGCAGAACTCTTCAATGAAATGCTTCAGAGAGATTTTGGTGTCAGAATTTACAAAGCACTGATTTCTCTCCCAGAGAGAGAggacaaaaaagacaaaaaaagcaaaaaagatgagagaaaagaaaaaaaagaagaaaaagatgatGAAACGGATGATCCAAAACCTAAAAGAAGGAAATCTGGAGACgataaagataaaaaagaagagagagatgAAAAGAAG AGGGAAGATAAAAGGAAAGATGATTCTAAAGATGAAGAAGAAACGGAAGATGACAATAATCAAGAAGAATACGATCCAATGGAGGCAGAAGAGGctgaagatgaagatgaag acCGGGACGAAGAGGAAATGAACAAACGGGAGGACagaagagagggaaataaaCATTGCAAAGAGAGGGCATCTAAAGATAAA GAGAAAGACAAGACCCAGATGGTAACTGTTAACAGGGATCTCCTGAtggcttttgtttattttgatcAAAGTCATTGTGGATACCTTCTGGAGAAGGACATGGAGGAGATCCTGTACACTCTTGGACTTCACCTGTCACGTGCTCAG GTCAAGAAGCTGCTTAATAAAGTAGTGCTTCGAGAATCTTGCTTTTACAGAAGACTAACAGATACTTCTAAAGATGAAGAAAACCAAGAGGAGTCTGAAGAGCTACAGGAAGATATGTtag GGAACCGGCTGCTGCTGCCGTCGCCCGCGGTGAAGCAGGAGTGCAAGGCCGTGGAGGAGAACGTGGGGCTCATCGTGTACAACGGAGCCATGGTGGATGTGGGCAGCCTCCTACAGAAGCTGGAGAAGAGTGAAAGGGTGCGGGCAGAGATAGAGCAAAAGCTGCAGCtactagaagaaaaaacag ATGAGGATGAAAAAACTATACTACAACTGGAGAATTCTAACAAAAGTCTATCTGCGGAgctaaaagaagtaaaaaacgACCTTGGCCAACTACAAGAAAAATTGAAGACGTCAGATGataaaaaattgcaatttgAGGGTCAGCTGAATAAGACAATCAAAAATTTAGCTACTGTTATGGATGAAATACAGAGTGTTCTCAAACAG gaCATTGTGAAGAACGAAGATAAAGACCAGAAATCCAAAGAAAATGGAGCAAACGTATGA
- the CCAR1 gene encoding cell division cycle and apoptosis regulator protein 1 isoform X5, with protein MAQFGGQKNPPWATQFTATAVSQPAALGVQQPSLLGASPTIYTQQTALAAAGLTTQTPTNYQLTQSAALQQQAAAAAAALQQQYSQPQQTLYSVQQQPAVALPTSLSLSTPQPAAQITVSYPAPRSSQQQTQPQKQRVFTGMVTKLHDTFGFVDEDVFFQLSAVKGKTPQVGDRVLVEATYNPNMPFKWNAQRIQTLPNQNQSQAQPLLKTPPAVLQPIAQQTFGVQAQPQPQSLLQAQISAASITPLLQTQPQPLLQQPQQKGGLLQPPVRLVSQPQPARRLDPPSRFSGRNDRGGDPMPNRKDDRSRERERERRRSRERSPQRKRSRERSPRRERERSPRRPRRVVPRYTVQFSKFSLDCRSCDMMELRRRYQNLYIPSDFFDAQFTWVDAFPMSRPFQLGNYCNFYVMHREVDPIDKNAAVLDPPDADHLYSAKVMLMASPSMEDLYHKSCALAEDPQELRDGFQHPARLVKFLVGMKGKDEAMAIGGHWSPSLDGPDPEKDPSVLIKTAIRCCKALTGIDLSVCTQWYRFAEIRYHRPEETHKGRTVPAHVETVVLFFPDVWHCLPTRSEWETLSRGYKQQLVEKLQGERKEADGEQDEEEKDDGEAKEISTPTHWSKLDPKTMKVNDLRKELESRTLSSKGLKSQLIARLTKQLKVEEQKEEQKELEKSEKEEEEEEDRKSEDDKEEEERKRQEELERQRRERRYILPDEPAIIVHPNWAAKSGKFDCSIMSLSVLLDYRLEDNKEHSFEVSLFAELFNEMLQRDFGVRIYKALISLPEREDKKDKKSKKDERKEKKEEKDDETDDPKPKRRKSGDDKDKKEERDEKKREDKRKDDSKDEEETEDDNNQEEYDPMEAEEAEDEDEECRPLATPIEVSRRYRDEEEMNKREDRREGNKHCKERASKDKEKDKTQMVTVNRDLLMAFVYFDQSHCGYLLEKDMEEILYTLGLHLSRAQVKKLLNKVVLRESCFYRRLTDTSKDEENQEESEELQEDMLGNRLLLPSPAVKQECKAVEENVGLIVYNGAMVDVGSLLQKLEKSERVRAEIEQKLQLLEEKTDEDEKTILQLENSNKSLSAELKEVKNDLGQLQEKLKTSDDKKLQFEGQLNKTIKNLATVMDEIQSVLKQDIVKNEDKDQKSKENGANV; from the exons ATGGCTCAGTTTGGAGGACAGAAAAATCCCCCTTGGGCTACTCAGTTTACAGCCACTGCGGTGTCTCAGCCAG ctgccctgggcgTGCAGCAGCCCTCGCTGCTGGGAGCCTCCCCGACCATCTACACGCAGCAGACGGCGCTGGCAGCCGCGGGCCTGACCACCCAGACCCCCACCAACTACCAGCTGACGCAGAGCGCCGCGCTCCAGCAGCAGGCGGCAGCCGCGGCCGCGGCCCTGCAGCAG CAATATTCACAACCTCAGCAGACTCTCTATAGTGTACAACAACAG CCAGCAGTGGCGCTCCCGACCAGCCTCAGCCTGTCCACGCCCCAGCCGGCAGCACAGATCACTGTCTCCTACCCGGCCCCCCgctccagccagcagcaaacccagccTCAGAAGCAGCGTGTCTTCACTGGCATGGTCACTAAGCTACATGATACGTTTGGCTTTGTGGATGAAGATGTCTTTTTTCAGCTTAG TGCTGTTAAAGGCAAGACACCTCAGGTGGGTGACAGAGTTCTGGTAGAAGCTACTTACAATCCCAACATGCCGTTCAAATGGAACGCCCAAAGGATCCAGACGCTGCCCAACCAG AACCAGAGCCAGGCGCAGCCGCTGCTGAAGACGCCGCCGGCCGTCCTGCAGCCCATCGCGCAGCAGACCTTCGGCGTCCAGGCGCAGCCGCAGCCgcagtccctgctgcaggcGCAGATCTCAGCAGCGTCCATCACACCTCTGCTCCAGACGCAGCCGCAGCCGCTGCTGCAGCAGCCGCAGCAGAAAG GTGGTTTGTTGCAGCCCCCAGTCCGTCTGGTTTCACAGCCACAACCAGCTCGAAGACTGGACCCACCATCCAGATTTTCTGGGAGGAATGACCGAGGTGGAGACCCTATGCCAAACCGAAAAGATGACAGGAG TCGTGAAAGGGAGCGAGAGCGACGCAGGTCCCGGGAGAGATCTCCCCAGAGGAAACGCTCCCGAGAGAGATCGCCCCGACGGGAGCGGGAGAGGTCCCCGCGGAGGCCCCGGCGCGTCGTTCCTCGTTACACCGTGCAGTTTTCCAAGTTTTCATTGGACTG CCGTAGCTGTGATATGATGGAGCTGAGGAGGCGTTACCAGAACTTGTATATCCCGAGCGATTTCTTTGATGCTCAGTTTACGTGGGTGGATGCTTTCCCTATGTCTAGACCATTTCAGCTGGGAAACTACTGTAATTTCTATGTAATGCATAGAGAAGTAGATCCTATAGATAAGAACGCTGCTGTCCTTGATCCACCTGATGCTGATCATCTCTACAGTGCTAAG GTGATGTTGATGGCTAGTCCTAGCATGGAAGATCTCTACCACAAGTCATGTGCTCTGGCTGAGGATCCCCAAGAACTTCGTGATGGATTTCAGCATCCTGCTAGACTTGTAAAG TTTTTAGTGGGTATGAAAGGCAAAGATGAAGCTATGGCTATTGGAGGACACTGGTCCCCCTCACTGGATGGACCTGATCCAGAAAAGGACCCTTCGGTGCTGATAAAGACGGCAATTCGTTGTTGCAAGGCTCTTACAGGGATTGACTTAAGTGTGTGCACGCAATG GTACCGTTTTGCAGAGATTCGCTACCATCGCCCTGAGGAGACCCACAAGGGGCGTACAGTTCCAGCTCATGTGGAGacagtggttttatttttcccgGATGTTTGGCATTGCCTTCCCACCCGCTCAGAGTGGGAAACCCTCTCCCGAGGATACAAGCAGCAGCTGGTCGAGAAGCTTCAGGGTGAACGCAAGGAGGCTGATGGAGAACAG gatgaagaggaaaaggatgATGGGGAAGCTAAAGAGATCTCTACGCCTACGCACTGGTCTAAACTGGATCCAAAAACAATGAAG GTAAATGACCTTCGCAAAGAATTAGAAAGTCGAACCCTTAGCTCTAAGGGACTGAAATCTCAGCTGATAGCTCGACTGACAAAGCAGCTGAAAGTAGAGGaacaaaaagaagagcaaaaggaGCTAGAGAAGtctgagaaagaagaggaagaggaggaggatagGAAATCTGAAGATGATAAAGAG gaagaggaaagaaaacgccaggaggagctggaacgtcagcggcgggagcggcgctaCATCCTGCCGGATGAGCCGGCCATCATCGTGCACCCCAACTGGGCAGCCAAGAGCGGCAAGTTTGACTGCAGCATCATGTCTCTGAGTGTTCTTCTGGACTACAGACTGGAGGATAATAAAGAGCATTCCTTTGAG GTATCATTGTTTGCAGAACTCTTCAATGAAATGCTTCAGAGAGATTTTGGTGTCAGAATTTACAAAGCACTGATTTCTCTCCCAGAGAGAGAggacaaaaaagacaaaaaaagcaaaaaagatgagagaaaagaaaaaaaagaagaaaaagatgatGAAACGGATGATCCAAAACCTAAAAGAAGGAAATCTGGAGACgataaagataaaaaagaagagagagatgAAAAGAAG AGGGAAGATAAAAGGAAAGATGATTCTAAAGATGAAGAAGAAACGGAAGATGACAATAATCAAGAAGAATACGATCCAATGGAGGCAGAAGAGGctgaagatgaagatgaag aatgcaGACCACTCGCAACTCCCATTGAAGTCAGTAGGAGAT acCGGGACGAAGAGGAAATGAACAAACGGGAGGACagaagagagggaaataaaCATTGCAAAGAGAGGGCATCTAAAGATAAA GAGAAAGACAAGACCCAGATGGTAACTGTTAACAGGGATCTCCTGAtggcttttgtttattttgatcAAAGTCATTGTGGATACCTTCTGGAGAAGGACATGGAGGAGATCCTGTACACTCTTGGACTTCACCTGTCACGTGCTCAG GTCAAGAAGCTGCTTAATAAAGTAGTGCTTCGAGAATCTTGCTTTTACAGAAGACTAACAGATACTTCTAAAGATGAAGAAAACCAAGAGGAGTCTGAAGAGCTACAGGAAGATATGTtag GGAACCGGCTGCTGCTGCCGTCGCCCGCGGTGAAGCAGGAGTGCAAGGCCGTGGAGGAGAACGTGGGGCTCATCGTGTACAACGGAGCCATGGTGGATGTGGGCAGCCTCCTACAGAAGCTGGAGAAGAGTGAAAGGGTGCGGGCAGAGATAGAGCAAAAGCTGCAGCtactagaagaaaaaacag ATGAGGATGAAAAAACTATACTACAACTGGAGAATTCTAACAAAAGTCTATCTGCGGAgctaaaagaagtaaaaaacgACCTTGGCCAACTACAAGAAAAATTGAAGACGTCAGATGataaaaaattgcaatttgAGGGTCAGCTGAATAAGACAATCAAAAATTTAGCTACTGTTATGGATGAAATACAGAGTGTTCTCAAACAG gaCATTGTGAAGAACGAAGATAAAGACCAGAAATCCAAAGAAAATGGAGCAAACGTATGA
- the CCAR1 gene encoding cell division cycle and apoptosis regulator protein 1 isoform X6 — protein MAQFGGQKNPPWATQFTATAVSQPAALGVQQPSLLGASPTIYTQQTALAAAGLTTQTPTNYQLTQSAALQQQAAAAAAALQQQYSQPQQTLYSVQQQLQQPQQTLLTQPAVALPTSLSLSTPQPAAQITVSYPAPRSSQQQTQPQKQRVFTGMVTKLHDTFGFVDEDVFFQLSAVKGKTPQVGDRVLVEATYNPNMPFKWNAQRIQTLPNQNQSQAQPLLKTPPAVLQPIAQQTFGVQAQPQPQSLLQAQISAASITPLLQTQPQPLLQQPQQKGGLLQPPVRLVSQPQPARRLDPPSRFSGRNDRGGDPMPNRKDDRSRERERERRRSRERSPQRKRSRERSPRRERERSPRRPRRVVPRYTVQFSKFSLDCRSCDMMELRRRYQNLYIPSDFFDAQFTWVDAFPMSRPFQLGNYCNFYVMHREVDPIDKNAAVLDPPDADHLYSAKVMLMASPSMEDLYHKSCALAEDPQELRDGFQHPARLVKFLVGMKGKDEAMAIGGHWSPSLDGPDPEKDPSVLIKTAIRCCKALTGIDLSVCTQWYRFAEIRYHRPEETHKGRTVPAHVETVVLFFPDVWHCLPTRSEWETLSRGYKQQLVEKLQGERKEADGEQDEEEKDDGEAKEISTPTHWSKLDPKTMKVNDLRKELESRTLSSKGLKSQLIARLTKQLKVEEQKEEQKELEKSEKEEEEEEDRKSEDDKEEEERKRQEELERQRRERRYILPDEPAIIVHPNWAAKSGKFDCSIMSLSVLLDYRLEDNKEHSFEVSLFAELFNEMLQRDFGVRIYKALISLPEREDKKDKKSKKDERKEKKEEKDDETDDPKPKRRKSGDDKDKKEERDEKKREDKRKDDSKDEEETEDDNNQEEYDPMEAEEAEDEDEDRDEEEMNKREDRREGNKHCKERASKDKEKDKTQMVTVNRDLLMAFVYFDQSHCGYLLEKDMEEILYTLGLHLSRAQVKKLLNKVVLRESCFYRRLTDTSKDEENQEESEELQEDMLGNRLLLPSPAVKQECKAVEENVGLIVYNGAMVDVGSLLQKLEKSERVRAEIEQKLQLLEEKTDEDEKTILQLENSNKSLSAELKEVKNDLGQLQEKLKTSDDKKLQFEGQLNKTIKNLATVMDEIQSVLKQDIVKNEDKDQKSKENGANV, from the exons ATGGCTCAGTTTGGAGGACAGAAAAATCCCCCTTGGGCTACTCAGTTTACAGCCACTGCGGTGTCTCAGCCAG ctgccctgggcgTGCAGCAGCCCTCGCTGCTGGGAGCCTCCCCGACCATCTACACGCAGCAGACGGCGCTGGCAGCCGCGGGCCTGACCACCCAGACCCCCACCAACTACCAGCTGACGCAGAGCGCCGCGCTCCAGCAGCAGGCGGCAGCCGCGGCCGCGGCCCTGCAGCAG CAATATTCACAACCTCAGCAGACTCTCTATAGTGTACAACAACAG ttgCAGCAACCTCAGCAGACCCTTTTAACTCAG CCAGCAGTGGCGCTCCCGACCAGCCTCAGCCTGTCCACGCCCCAGCCGGCAGCACAGATCACTGTCTCCTACCCGGCCCCCCgctccagccagcagcaaacccagccTCAGAAGCAGCGTGTCTTCACTGGCATGGTCACTAAGCTACATGATACGTTTGGCTTTGTGGATGAAGATGTCTTTTTTCAGCTTAG TGCTGTTAAAGGCAAGACACCTCAGGTGGGTGACAGAGTTCTGGTAGAAGCTACTTACAATCCCAACATGCCGTTCAAATGGAACGCCCAAAGGATCCAGACGCTGCCCAACCAG AACCAGAGCCAGGCGCAGCCGCTGCTGAAGACGCCGCCGGCCGTCCTGCAGCCCATCGCGCAGCAGACCTTCGGCGTCCAGGCGCAGCCGCAGCCgcagtccctgctgcaggcGCAGATCTCAGCAGCGTCCATCACACCTCTGCTCCAGACGCAGCCGCAGCCGCTGCTGCAGCAGCCGCAGCAGAAAG GTGGTTTGTTGCAGCCCCCAGTCCGTCTGGTTTCACAGCCACAACCAGCTCGAAGACTGGACCCACCATCCAGATTTTCTGGGAGGAATGACCGAGGTGGAGACCCTATGCCAAACCGAAAAGATGACAGGAG TCGTGAAAGGGAGCGAGAGCGACGCAGGTCCCGGGAGAGATCTCCCCAGAGGAAACGCTCCCGAGAGAGATCGCCCCGACGGGAGCGGGAGAGGTCCCCGCGGAGGCCCCGGCGCGTCGTTCCTCGTTACACCGTGCAGTTTTCCAAGTTTTCATTGGACTG CCGTAGCTGTGATATGATGGAGCTGAGGAGGCGTTACCAGAACTTGTATATCCCGAGCGATTTCTTTGATGCTCAGTTTACGTGGGTGGATGCTTTCCCTATGTCTAGACCATTTCAGCTGGGAAACTACTGTAATTTCTATGTAATGCATAGAGAAGTAGATCCTATAGATAAGAACGCTGCTGTCCTTGATCCACCTGATGCTGATCATCTCTACAGTGCTAAG GTGATGTTGATGGCTAGTCCTAGCATGGAAGATCTCTACCACAAGTCATGTGCTCTGGCTGAGGATCCCCAAGAACTTCGTGATGGATTTCAGCATCCTGCTAGACTTGTAAAG TTTTTAGTGGGTATGAAAGGCAAAGATGAAGCTATGGCTATTGGAGGACACTGGTCCCCCTCACTGGATGGACCTGATCCAGAAAAGGACCCTTCGGTGCTGATAAAGACGGCAATTCGTTGTTGCAAGGCTCTTACAGGGATTGACTTAAGTGTGTGCACGCAATG GTACCGTTTTGCAGAGATTCGCTACCATCGCCCTGAGGAGACCCACAAGGGGCGTACAGTTCCAGCTCATGTGGAGacagtggttttatttttcccgGATGTTTGGCATTGCCTTCCCACCCGCTCAGAGTGGGAAACCCTCTCCCGAGGATACAAGCAGCAGCTGGTCGAGAAGCTTCAGGGTGAACGCAAGGAGGCTGATGGAGAACAG gatgaagaggaaaaggatgATGGGGAAGCTAAAGAGATCTCTACGCCTACGCACTGGTCTAAACTGGATCCAAAAACAATGAAG GTAAATGACCTTCGCAAAGAATTAGAAAGTCGAACCCTTAGCTCTAAGGGACTGAAATCTCAGCTGATAGCTCGACTGACAAAGCAGCTGAAAGTAGAGGaacaaaaagaagagcaaaaggaGCTAGAGAAGtctgagaaagaagaggaagaggaggaggatagGAAATCTGAAGATGATAAAGAG gaagaggaaagaaaacgccaggaggagctggaacgtcagcggcgggagcggcgctaCATCCTGCCGGATGAGCCGGCCATCATCGTGCACCCCAACTGGGCAGCCAAGAGCGGCAAGTTTGACTGCAGCATCATGTCTCTGAGTGTTCTTCTGGACTACAGACTGGAGGATAATAAAGAGCATTCCTTTGAG GTATCATTGTTTGCAGAACTCTTCAATGAAATGCTTCAGAGAGATTTTGGTGTCAGAATTTACAAAGCACTGATTTCTCTCCCAGAGAGAGAggacaaaaaagacaaaaaaagcaaaaaagatgagagaaaagaaaaaaaagaagaaaaagatgatGAAACGGATGATCCAAAACCTAAAAGAAGGAAATCTGGAGACgataaagataaaaaagaagagagagatgAAAAGAAG AGGGAAGATAAAAGGAAAGATGATTCTAAAGATGAAGAAGAAACGGAAGATGACAATAATCAAGAAGAATACGATCCAATGGAGGCAGAAGAGGctgaagatgaagatgaag acCGGGACGAAGAGGAAATGAACAAACGGGAGGACagaagagagggaaataaaCATTGCAAAGAGAGGGCATCTAAAGATAAA GAGAAAGACAAGACCCAGATGGTAACTGTTAACAGGGATCTCCTGAtggcttttgtttattttgatcAAAGTCATTGTGGATACCTTCTGGAGAAGGACATGGAGGAGATCCTGTACACTCTTGGACTTCACCTGTCACGTGCTCAG GTCAAGAAGCTGCTTAATAAAGTAGTGCTTCGAGAATCTTGCTTTTACAGAAGACTAACAGATACTTCTAAAGATGAAGAAAACCAAGAGGAGTCTGAAGAGCTACAGGAAGATATGTtag GGAACCGGCTGCTGCTGCCGTCGCCCGCGGTGAAGCAGGAGTGCAAGGCCGTGGAGGAGAACGTGGGGCTCATCGTGTACAACGGAGCCATGGTGGATGTGGGCAGCCTCCTACAGAAGCTGGAGAAGAGTGAAAGGGTGCGGGCAGAGATAGAGCAAAAGCTGCAGCtactagaagaaaaaacag ATGAGGATGAAAAAACTATACTACAACTGGAGAATTCTAACAAAAGTCTATCTGCGGAgctaaaagaagtaaaaaacgACCTTGGCCAACTACAAGAAAAATTGAAGACGTCAGATGataaaaaattgcaatttgAGGGTCAGCTGAATAAGACAATCAAAAATTTAGCTACTGTTATGGATGAAATACAGAGTGTTCTCAAACAG gaCATTGTGAAGAACGAAGATAAAGACCAGAAATCCAAAGAAAATGGAGCAAACGTATGA